A portion of the Rhodopseudomonas sp. BAL398 genome contains these proteins:
- a CDS encoding heme o synthase, which translates to MSVIESNELAFLPRISEASVGDYVALLKPRVMSLVVFTALVGFFLAPGSVHPVLAITAILCIAVGGGAAGALNMWYEDDIDAKMTRTANRPIPRGRVTRPEALTFGMTLAFFSVITLGILVNWLAGALLAFTIFFYVVIYTIWLKRWTAHNIVIGGAAGALPPVVAWASATGSLAVEPVLLFAIIFFWTPPHFWALALFRNDDYARAGVPMLPVVAGPDHTRLQILLYTVVLVAVAFAPWPLGYFDAIYGVTSLLLGGWMLVLAVRVYQRRTGSAALRATRNLFRFSILYLFALFSVLLLEVVGRGVLRLIG; encoded by the coding sequence TTGTCGGTCATTGAAAGCAACGAGCTCGCTTTTCTGCCGCGGATCTCCGAGGCCAGCGTTGGCGACTATGTCGCGCTGCTGAAGCCGCGGGTGATGTCGCTGGTGGTGTTCACCGCGCTGGTCGGATTCTTCCTGGCGCCCGGGTCGGTGCATCCGGTGCTGGCGATCACCGCGATCCTGTGCATCGCGGTCGGCGGCGGCGCCGCCGGCGCGCTGAACATGTGGTACGAAGACGACATCGACGCCAAGATGACCCGCACCGCCAACCGGCCGATTCCGCGCGGCCGGGTGACGCGGCCGGAAGCGCTGACCTTCGGCATGACGCTGGCGTTCTTCTCGGTGATCACGCTCGGCATTCTGGTCAACTGGCTGGCCGGCGCGCTATTGGCCTTCACCATCTTCTTCTACGTCGTGATCTATACGATCTGGCTGAAGCGCTGGACCGCCCATAACATCGTGATCGGCGGCGCCGCTGGCGCCTTGCCGCCGGTGGTGGCCTGGGCCTCGGCGACCGGCTCGCTGGCGGTCGAACCGGTGCTGCTGTTCGCGATCATCTTCTTCTGGACCCCGCCGCATTTCTGGGCGCTGGCGCTGTTCCGCAACGACGACTACGCCCGCGCCGGGGTGCCGATGCTGCCGGTTGTGGCGGGGCCGGATCATACCAGGCTGCAGATCCTGCTCTACACCGTGGTGCTGGTCGCTGTCGCCTTCGCGCCCTGGCCGCTGGGCTATTTCGACGCGATCTACGGCGTGACCTCGCTGCTGCTGGGCGGCTGGATGCTGGTGCTGGCGGTGCGTGTCTATCAGCGCCGCACTGGAAGCGCAGCGTTGCGCGCCACCAGGAACCTGTTCCGCTTCTCGATTCTTTATCTGTTCGCGCTGTTCTCGGTGCTGCTGCTGGAAGTGGTCGGGCGCGGCGTGCTGCGACTGATCGGCTAG
- a CDS encoding cytochrome c oxidase subunit 3 translates to MATAHAKHHDYHLVDPSPWPVVGSISAFIMAVGAIGWMHNMYTGAPLVFGAGTLGVLYTFASWWGDVIKEAQHKGDHTRVVQISHRYGMILFIASEVMFFVAWFWAFFNASLFPGDPVHATREALFGGVWPPKGIETFDPWHLPLLNTLILLTSGTTVTWAHHALLHNDRKGLKYGLMLTIALGVIFSCVQAYEYSHATFSFAGNVYGATFFMATGFHGFHVIVGSIFLAVCLFRAYAGHFTPERHLGFEFAAWYWHFVDVVWLFLFICIYVWGRGAESMAHAAH, encoded by the coding sequence ATGGCCACGGCGCACGCCAAGCACCACGACTACCACCTTGTCGATCCCAGTCCGTGGCCGGTGGTGGGCTCGATCTCGGCCTTTATCATGGCGGTGGGCGCGATCGGCTGGATGCACAACATGTATACCGGCGCGCCGCTGGTATTCGGCGCCGGCACCCTTGGCGTGCTCTACACTTTCGCCAGTTGGTGGGGCGACGTCATCAAGGAGGCCCAGCACAAGGGCGACCACACCCGCGTGGTGCAGATCAGCCATCGCTACGGCATGATCCTGTTCATCGCCTCGGAGGTGATGTTCTTCGTCGCTTGGTTCTGGGCGTTCTTCAACGCCTCGCTGTTTCCCGGCGATCCGGTCCATGCCACCCGCGAGGCGCTGTTCGGCGGGGTGTGGCCGCCGAAGGGCATCGAGACCTTCGATCCCTGGCATTTGCCGCTGCTCAATACGCTGATCCTGCTGACTTCGGGCACCACGGTGACCTGGGCGCATCACGCGCTGCTGCACAATGACCGCAAGGGGCTGAAATACGGCCTGATGCTGACCATCGCGCTCGGCGTGATCTTCAGCTGCGTGCAGGCCTATGAATACAGCCACGCCACCTTCTCTTTCGCCGGCAATGTCTATGGCGCGACCTTCTTCATGGCCACCGGCTTTCACGGTTTCCACGTTATCGTCGGCTCGATCTTCCTGGCGGTCTGCCTGTTCCGCGCCTATGCCGGGCACTTCACCCCGGAGCGCCATCTCGGCTTCGAATTCGCCGCCTGGTACTGGCACTTCGTCGACGTGGTCTGGCTGTTCCTGTTCATCTGCATCTATGTCTGGGGTCGCGGCGCCGAATCCATGGCCCACGCCGCGCATTGA
- a CDS encoding DUF983 domain-containing protein — MTDYPATTTWQSALRGLACKCPRCGKGKLFAGFLTLAPRCEVCGLDYAFIDVGDGAAIFIIMISGAIVVVAALIVEVKYQPPFWVHAALWLPLILATTLLPLRLMKALLIALQFHHKAAPGQLIDRDPQ, encoded by the coding sequence ATGACCGACTATCCTGCGACCACCACCTGGCAGAGCGCGCTGCGCGGCCTGGCGTGCAAGTGCCCGCGCTGCGGCAAGGGCAAGCTGTTCGCCGGGTTCCTGACGCTGGCGCCGCGCTGCGAGGTCTGCGGGTTGGACTACGCCTTCATCGATGTCGGCGACGGCGCGGCGATCTTCATCATCATGATCTCCGGCGCGATCGTGGTGGTGGCGGCCTTGATCGTCGAGGTCAAATACCAGCCGCCATTCTGGGTCCATGCCGCGCTGTGGCTGCCGCTGATTCTGGCCACCACGCTGCTGCCGCTGCGGCTGATGAAGGCGCTGCTGATCGCGCTGCAATTCCATCACAAGGCCGCACCCGGCCAGCTGATCGATCGCGACCCGCAATGA
- a CDS encoding SURF1 family protein, with translation MSPQLPRRRGIAGLALITLVMVAVLLSLGFWQLQRRTQKHALIAALTERLAAAPVALPKVADWPTLTPADDEFRRVAFTATYDKRPDAMVYSSGSAVRNDVSGPGTWAFLPARLPGGQSVAINTGFVQNTMQDRAQQDRAVAPLVTGASVQLTGYLRFPDAGGMLTPAADPIKRLWFTRDVPGMAEKLGWSGEMAPFYIDLESPVPASGTPKPGPLSVHLKDDHLQYAITWFGLAAAVAGGFGFWLFGRRRSAAERADRSPVAS, from the coding sequence ATGAGCCCACAGCTTCCGCGCCGGCGCGGCATCGCCGGCCTCGCGCTGATTACGCTGGTGATGGTGGCGGTGCTGCTGTCACTCGGCTTCTGGCAATTGCAGCGCCGGACCCAGAAGCACGCCTTGATCGCCGCCCTGACCGAGCGGCTCGCGGCTGCCCCCGTGGCCTTGCCCAAGGTCGCCGACTGGCCGACGCTGACGCCGGCCGATGATGAATTCCGCCGCGTCGCGTTCACCGCGACCTACGACAAACGCCCCGACGCGATGGTCTATTCCTCGGGCTCGGCGGTGCGCAACGACGTCTCCGGGCCCGGCACCTGGGCGTTCCTGCCGGCGCGGCTGCCGGGCGGGCAGAGCGTGGCGATCAATACCGGCTTCGTGCAGAACACCATGCAGGACCGCGCCCAGCAGGACCGCGCGGTGGCGCCATTGGTCACCGGCGCGTCGGTGCAGCTCACCGGCTATCTGCGCTTTCCCGATGCCGGTGGGATGCTGACCCCGGCCGCCGACCCGATCAAGCGGCTATGGTTCACCCGCGACGTGCCGGGGATGGCCGAAAAGCTCGGCTGGAGCGGTGAAATGGCGCCGTTCTACATCGACCTCGAGAGCCCGGTGCCGGCCAGCGGCACCCCGAAGCCCGGGCCGCTCAGCGTCCATCTCAAGGACGATCACCTGCAATACGCCATCACCTGGTTTGGGCTGGCCGCCGCCGTCGCCGGCGGCTTCGGCTTCTGGCTGTTCGGGCGGCGCAGGTCGGCCGCGGAGCGGGCGGACCGGTCGCCAGTCGCCTCCTGA
- a CDS encoding type II toxin-antitoxin system HicB family antitoxin, with amino-acid sequence MTANYSYSVILEPQEGGGFSVLVPALPEVVTEGDTEEEALANAQEAIRAVLNYRREQGLAPPSDAPPEIRHVTVAA; translated from the coding sequence ATGACGGCAAACTACAGCTATTCCGTCATTCTCGAGCCCCAGGAAGGCGGCGGTTTTAGCGTGCTGGTCCCGGCGCTGCCCGAGGTCGTGACCGAAGGCGACACCGAGGAGGAAGCGCTCGCCAATGCCCAGGAGGCCATCCGTGCCGTCCTCAACTATCGGCGGGAACAAGGGCTGGCGCCGCCGTCCGATGCTCCTCCCGAAATTCGCCACGTAACCGTGGCCGCCTGA
- the thrC gene encoding threonine synthase gives MTQYISTRGEAPRLGFCDVMLTGLARDGGLYVPEVWPQLLPETIAGFFGRPYWEVAVEVIRPFVAGEISDAELGRMANEAYATFRHPAVVPLRQTGPSQFVLELFHGPTLAFKDVAMQLISRLMDHVLEKRKQRTTIVVATSGDTGGAAVDAFAGLNNVDLFVLFPQGKISDVQRRMMTTSGAGNVHALAIEGHFDDCQAIVKGLFNHHAFRDQVALSGVNSINWARIVAQVVYYFTSAVALGAPARAVDFTVPTGNFGDIFAGYVAKRMGLPIGKLRIAANINDILARTLNTGIYEVREVHATASPSMDIQISSNFERLLFEAAGRDAAVVRGLMASLKQSGRFVLPDAVLAAIRNEFDAGRADETETEAAIRAAWREAGDLIDPHTAVALAVADRDTPDQRIPNIVLATAHAAKFPDAVEQACGMRPALPAWLDGLMTRPEQAKVMTRDQVEIERYVASVSRAANQGVAG, from the coding sequence TTGACGCAATATATTTCGACGCGGGGCGAGGCCCCCAGACTGGGTTTTTGCGATGTCATGCTGACCGGGCTCGCCCGCGACGGCGGGCTCTATGTGCCTGAGGTCTGGCCGCAGCTTTTGCCCGAGACGATCGCGGGGTTTTTCGGACGGCCCTATTGGGAGGTCGCCGTCGAGGTGATCCGGCCCTTCGTCGCCGGCGAAATCTCCGATGCCGAGCTCGGCCGGATGGCCAATGAGGCTTACGCGACGTTCCGCCATCCAGCGGTGGTGCCGCTGCGCCAGACCGGCCCGAGCCAGTTCGTGCTCGAATTGTTCCACGGCCCGACGCTGGCGTTCAAGGACGTCGCCATGCAGCTGATCTCGCGGCTGATGGACCATGTCTTGGAGAAGCGCAAGCAGCGTACCACGATCGTGGTGGCGACCTCGGGCGACACCGGCGGCGCGGCGGTCGACGCCTTTGCGGGGCTCAACAATGTCGATCTGTTCGTGCTGTTTCCGCAGGGCAAGATTTCCGACGTGCAACGCCGGATGATGACGACGTCGGGCGCCGGCAATGTCCATGCGCTGGCGATCGAGGGCCATTTCGACGATTGCCAGGCGATCGTGAAGGGCCTGTTCAACCACCACGCGTTTCGCGACCAGGTGGCGCTGTCGGGGGTCAATTCGATCAATTGGGCGCGGATCGTGGCCCAGGTCGTATATTATTTCACCAGCGCGGTGGCGCTCGGTGCGCCGGCACGCGCGGTGGATTTCACCGTTCCGACCGGCAATTTCGGCGACATCTTCGCCGGCTATGTCGCCAAGCGGATGGGGCTGCCGATCGGCAAGCTGCGGATCGCCGCCAATATCAACGACATCCTGGCGCGCACGCTGAACACCGGGATCTATGAGGTCCGCGAAGTCCATGCCACCGCCTCGCCGTCGATGGATATCCAGATCTCGTCGAATTTCGAACGGCTGCTGTTCGAGGCCGCCGGCCGCGACGCCGCTGTGGTGCGCGGCCTGATGGCGTCGCTGAAACAGTCCGGCCGTTTCGTGCTGCCCGACGCCGTGCTGGCGGCGATCCGCAATGAATTCGACGCCGGCCGCGCCGACGAGACCGAGACCGAAGCCGCGATCCGCGCCGCCTGGCGCGAGGCCGGCGACCTGATCGATCCGCATACCGCGGTGGCGCTGGCGGTCGCCGATCGCGACACGCCGGATCAGCGGATTCCCAATATCGTGCTGGCCACCGCGCATGCGGCGAAATTCCCCGATGCGGTGGAACAAGCCTGCGGAATGCGGCCGGCCTTGCCGGCCTGGCTCGATGGTCTGATGACCAGACCCGAGCAGGCCAAAGTCATGACACGCGACCAGGTCGAGATCGAACGCTATGTGGCGTCGGTCAGCCGGGCCGCGAACCAAGGAGTTGCCGGATGA
- a CDS encoding M16 family metallopeptidase, translating to MSVELTKLPSGLTVVTDTMPHLETAALGVWTGVGGRDEKADEHGISHLLEHMAFKGTKRRSSREIAEEIEAVGGDLNAGTSTESTAYYARVMKADVPLALDVLSDILANPSFDPEELEREKSVIVQEIGAAQDTPDDMVFEYLNELCYPEQPIGRSLLGTPQTLKTFDRATLQNYLSTHYRGPEMVVAAAGAVDHQQVVAEVERRFASFDGSVAPKPEPAMFGNGGSRVVHRDLEQAHLTLALEGLPQSDPSLFSLQVFTNVLGGGMSSRLFQEVREKRGLCYSIYTFHAPYSDTGFFGLYTGTDPVDAPEMMEVIVDVINDAVETLTEAEIARAKAQMKAGLLMALESCSSRAEQLARHILAYGRPLSVPELVAKIDAVSVETARDAARGLLSRGRPAVVALGSGRELDSAVGFAEGLTQLRTKASYH from the coding sequence ATGAGCGTCGAACTGACCAAGCTGCCCTCGGGCCTGACCGTCGTCACCGATACGATGCCGCATCTCGAGACTGCGGCGCTCGGGGTCTGGACCGGGGTCGGCGGCCGCGACGAAAAGGCGGACGAGCACGGCATCTCGCATCTGCTCGAGCATATGGCGTTCAAGGGCACCAAGCGGCGTTCGTCGCGCGAGATCGCCGAGGAGATCGAGGCGGTCGGCGGCGACCTCAATGCCGGCACCTCGACTGAAAGCACCGCCTATTATGCGCGGGTGATGAAAGCCGACGTGCCGCTGGCGCTCGACGTCTTGAGCGACATTCTCGCCAACCCGTCCTTCGATCCGGAGGAGCTGGAGCGCGAGAAGAGCGTGATCGTGCAGGAGATCGGCGCGGCCCAGGATACGCCGGACGACATGGTGTTCGAGTACCTCAACGAGTTGTGCTATCCCGAACAGCCGATCGGGCGCTCGCTGCTCGGTACGCCGCAGACCCTGAAGACCTTCGACCGCGCCACCTTGCAGAATTATCTGTCGACGCATTATCGCGGACCCGAAATGGTGGTGGCGGCGGCCGGCGCGGTTGATCACCAGCAGGTCGTCGCCGAGGTCGAGCGGCGCTTCGCCAGTTTCGACGGCAGTGTGGCGCCAAAGCCGGAGCCGGCGATGTTCGGCAATGGCGGCTCGCGGGTGGTGCATCGCGACCTCGAACAGGCGCATCTGACGCTGGCGCTGGAAGGCCTGCCGCAATCCGATCCGTCGCTGTTCAGCCTGCAGGTGTTCACCAATGTGCTCGGCGGCGGGATGTCGTCGCGCCTGTTCCAGGAGGTCCGCGAGAAGCGCGGGCTGTGCTACTCGATCTACACCTTCCACGCGCCCTACAGCGACACCGGCTTCTTCGGCCTCTACACCGGCACCGATCCGGTGGACGCGCCGGAGATGATGGAGGTCATCGTCGACGTCATCAACGACGCGGTCGAGACCCTGACCGAAGCCGAAATCGCCCGCGCCAAGGCGCAGATGAAGGCCGGGCTGTTGATGGCGCTGGAAAGCTGCTCATCGCGCGCCGAGCAGCTCGCCCGCCACATCCTGGCCTATGGCCGGCCCTTGTCGGTGCCGGAGCTGGTCGCCAAGATCGACGCCGTCAGCGTCGAGACGGCGCGCGACGCCGCGCGCGGGCTGTTGTCGCGCGGCCGCCCGGCCGTGGTGGCGCTGGGCAGCGGCAGAGAACTGGACAGCGCGGTGGGTTTTGCGGAAGGATTGACACAATTGAGGACCAAAGCCAGCTATCATTAA
- a CDS encoding GNAT family N-acetyltransferase — protein sequence MALFRIPSSGPTALAPRGYGLLLRAPQMADFVQWAQLRENSRAYLTPWEPIWPSDDLTRAGFRRRLRRYADDIAGDKSYPFLIFRESDGDLLGGVTLANVRRGIVQAGTIGYWMGEPHAHRGYMTSALRVLLPTLFGELNLHRVEAACIPSNAASVRVLEKCGFTREGLARRYLCINGIWQDHLLFGLLHEDFRG from the coding sequence ATGGCGCTGTTTCGAATTCCATCCAGTGGTCCCACGGCGCTGGCGCCGCGCGGCTATGGGCTGTTGCTGCGGGCGCCGCAGATGGCGGACTTCGTGCAATGGGCGCAGCTGCGTGAAAACAGCCGCGCCTATCTGACGCCATGGGAGCCGATCTGGCCGTCCGATGATCTCACCCGCGCCGGCTTTCGCCGCCGGCTGCGCCGCTACGCCGACGATATCGCCGGCGATAAATCCTATCCCTTCCTGATCTTTCGCGAATCCGACGGCGATCTGCTCGGCGGCGTGACGCTGGCCAATGTCCGCCGCGGCATCGTCCAGGCCGGCACCATCGGCTATTGGATGGGCGAACCGCACGCCCATCGCGGCTATATGACGTCGGCGCTGCGGGTGCTGCTGCCGACGCTGTTCGGCGAGCTAAATCTGCACCGGGTCGAGGCCGCCTGCATTCCCAGCAACGCCGCCTCGGTCCGGGTGCTGGAAAAATGCGGCTTCACCCGCGAAGGCCTGGCGCGGCGCTATCTGTGCATCAATGGCATCTGGCAGGATCACCTGCTGTTCGGCCTGCTGCACGAGGATTTTCGCGGTTAG
- a CDS encoding ATP F0F1 synthase subunit B (Produces ATP from ADP in the presence of a proton gradient across the membrane. Subunit B is part of the membrane proton channel.) yields MTGIFLEAETWVAIAFVILMGVLGYVGIHRTVLKTLDHRSERIKAELDEARKLKDDAAALLAQYRARHATAEKEAQAIIASAKDEAERISAEAKAKLEDFVARRTKTAESKIALAEAQAMADVRAAAANAAITAASTILSQSVQGSVADGLLTQGISEVRAKLN; encoded by the coding sequence ATGACTGGGATTTTCTTGGAAGCGGAAACCTGGGTCGCGATCGCCTTCGTCATCCTGATGGGCGTGCTGGGCTATGTCGGCATTCACCGCACCGTGCTCAAGACCCTCGACCACCGCAGCGAACGGATCAAGGCCGAGCTCGACGAGGCCCGCAAGCTGAAGGACGACGCCGCGGCGCTGTTGGCGCAGTATCGCGCCCGCCACGCCACCGCCGAGAAGGAAGCCCAGGCGATCATCGCCAGCGCCAAGGACGAGGCCGAGCGGATCTCCGCGGAAGCCAAGGCCAAGCTGGAAGATTTCGTCGCCCGGCGCACCAAAACCGCCGAAAGCAAGATCGCGCTGGCGGAAGCCCAGGCGATGGCCGATGTCCGCGCCGCCGCCGCCAATGCGGCGATCACGGCGGCCTCGACCATCCTGTCGCAATCGGTGCAGGGCTCGGTGGCCGACGGTCTGCTGACCCAGGGCATCTCGGAAGTTCGCGCCAAGCTGAACTGA
- a CDS encoding ATP synthase subunit B encodes MAEGHGNAAGATAHTEADGGHKAPFPPFQQDTFASQLVSLLVAFVALYLIVSKIALPKVGSVLEERQNKIDGDLAAAQKLKSESDEALKAYETELAQARARAQAISAETREKANAASEAERKVLEDRLAVKLADAEKTIAATRETAMGNVRGIAAEAASAIVQRLIGTAPEGKALDRAVDASLKG; translated from the coding sequence GTGGCTGAAGGTCATGGCAACGCGGCGGGCGCGACGGCCCACACGGAAGCGGACGGTGGCCACAAGGCTCCCTTCCCGCCGTTCCAGCAGGACACTTTTGCTTCGCAGCTGGTGTCGTTGCTGGTGGCGTTTGTCGCGCTCTATCTGATCGTATCCAAAATCGCGCTGCCGAAAGTCGGCAGCGTGCTGGAAGAACGCCAGAACAAGATCGACGGCGATCTCGCCGCCGCGCAGAAGCTGAAGAGCGAGTCGGATGAGGCGCTGAAGGCCTATGAGACCGAGCTGGCGCAAGCCCGCGCCCGGGCTCAGGCGATCAGTGCCGAGACCCGCGAAAAGGCCAACGCGGCGTCCGAAGCCGAGCGCAAGGTCCTGGAAGATCGGCTGGCCGTAAAGCTCGCCGACGCCGAAAAGACCATTGCGGCGACGCGCGAAACTGCGATGGGCAATGTCCGCGGCATCGCCGCCGAGGCCGCCTCTGCCATCGTGCAGCGGCTGATCGGCACCGCCCCCGAGGGCAAGGCGCTGGATCGCGCCGTCGATGCGTCGTTGAAGGGATAG
- a CDS encoding F0F1 ATP synthase subunit C — MDPIAAKYIGAGIACIGMGGAGAGVGIIFGNYLAAAVRNPSAAQGQFGNLIFGFAVTEALGIFSLLIALLLLFAL, encoded by the coding sequence ATGGATCCGATTGCCGCGAAGTACATTGGTGCCGGTATTGCCTGCATCGGCATGGGTGGCGCTGGCGCCGGCGTTGGCATCATCTTCGGCAACTATCTTGCCGCTGCGGTGCGCAACCCCTCCGCGGCTCAGGGCCAGTTCGGCAACCTGATCTTCGGCTTCGCCGTGACTGAAGCGCTCGGCATCTTCTCGCTGCTGATCGCACTGTTGCTGCTGTTCGCGCTCTGA
- a CDS encoding F0F1 ATP synthase subunit A: MIDPIHQFNIHNIFTIGHIGNQEIAFTNSSAYMLVAVAVISLLMIGGVAGRQMVPGRIQSLAEISYEFVAGTIRSTAGAEGMRFFPLVFSIFMFIMISNMIGIIPYAFTISSHIIVTAALAFLVFFTVVIYGFYKNGLGFFKIFVPSGVPGFILPLVVFIEVFSFFLRPISHSVRLFANMLAGHIALKVFASFVPLLAGLGIAGYFGAVLPLGMVIALTALELLVAFLQAYVFAILTCIYLNDALHAGH; the protein is encoded by the coding sequence ATGATCGATCCGATTCACCAATTCAATATCCACAACATCTTCACGATCGGCCATATCGGCAATCAGGAGATCGCGTTCACCAATTCCTCGGCCTATATGCTGGTCGCAGTGGCGGTGATTTCGCTGCTGATGATCGGCGGCGTGGCCGGGCGGCAGATGGTGCCGGGACGGATCCAGTCGCTGGCCGAGATCTCCTACGAATTTGTCGCCGGCACGATACGATCGACCGCCGGCGCCGAGGGCATGCGGTTCTTCCCGCTGGTGTTCTCGATCTTCATGTTCATCATGATCTCGAACATGATCGGGATCATTCCCTACGCCTTCACGATTTCCAGCCACATCATCGTCACCGCCGCGCTGGCGTTCCTGGTGTTCTTCACCGTGGTGATCTACGGCTTCTACAAGAACGGCCTGGGTTTCTTCAAAATCTTCGTGCCGTCGGGCGTTCCGGGCTTCATCCTGCCGCTGGTCGTATTCATCGAGGTGTTCTCGTTCTTCCTGCGGCCGATCTCGCATTCGGTGCGTCTGTTCGCCAACATGCTGGCCGGCCATATCGCCCTGAAGGTGTTCGCGAGCTTCGTTCCGCTGCTGGCGGGCCTGGGCATTGCCGGCTATTTCGGCGCCGTGCTGCCGCTCGGCATGGTGATCGCGCTGACCGCGCTGGAGCTGCTGGTGGCGTTCCTGCAGGCCTATGTCTTCGCCATCCTCACCTGCATCTATCTCAACGATGCGCTACACGCGGGCCATTAA
- a CDS encoding AtpZ/AtpI family protein, with protein sequence MAEDAHAGGDHQDDNRGAMLDEAALSARLGSLERRLSQSRESRKGQTDQSGTGSENAKSRASAMARGVQLSSELVAGVVVGALIGWGIDHLLSTSPWGLIVFFLLGFIAGLINLIRSAGVAPERTKH encoded by the coding sequence ATGGCGGAAGACGCGCACGCAGGCGGCGATCACCAGGATGACAATCGCGGCGCCATGCTTGACGAAGCTGCGCTTTCCGCAAGGCTCGGAAGCCTGGAACGACGGTTGTCCCAATCGCGGGAGAGCCGGAAGGGCCAGACGGACCAATCCGGAACAGGAAGTGAAAACGCCAAATCCAGGGCCTCGGCCATGGCGCGCGGTGTTCAGCTTTCCTCCGAACTGGTCGCGGGCGTTGTTGTCGGGGCACTGATCGGCTGGGGGATCGACCACTTGCTGTCGACCTCGCCTTGGGGACTCATCGTGTTCTTCCTGCTCGGCTTCATCGCCGGCCTGATCAACCTGATACGGTCCGCTGGCGTGGCTCCCGAGCGGACCAAGCACTGA
- a CDS encoding 2-hydroxychromene-2-carboxylate isomerase, with amino-acid sequence MTRQIDYYFSLQSPWAYIGHKPFRDVVSTYDLKINYKPVVLLELFSETGGLPLGKRHPARQRYRMVELQRWRAKRGLDFQLKPKHWPFDGRLADGVVIAALAAGHDPEPYLQLAYPAVWERELDLADPAVLTQLADEAGLPGRELVARAASQEIGAIYDQNRQDALAADVFGSPAYVLDGEVFWGQDRIELLADALKSGRAPYRP; translated from the coding sequence ATGACGCGCCAGATCGACTATTATTTCTCGCTGCAATCGCCCTGGGCCTATATCGGCCACAAACCTTTCCGGGATGTCGTAAGCACTTACGATCTCAAGATAAATTACAAGCCGGTGGTGCTGCTCGAACTGTTTTCGGAGACCGGCGGGCTGCCGCTAGGCAAGCGCCATCCGGCGCGCCAGCGCTACCGGATGGTCGAGCTGCAGCGCTGGCGCGCCAAGCGCGGGCTCGATTTTCAGCTCAAACCGAAACACTGGCCGTTCGACGGCCGGCTCGCCGACGGGGTGGTGATCGCCGCACTCGCGGCTGGCCACGATCCGGAGCCCTATCTGCAGCTGGCCTATCCGGCGGTGTGGGAGCGCGAGCTCGATCTTGCCGATCCGGCGGTCCTGACCCAACTCGCTGATGAGGCGGGCTTGCCGGGTCGCGAGCTGGTCGCGCGCGCGGCGTCGCAGGAAATCGGCGCCATTTACGACCAGAACCGCCAGGACGCGCTGGCGGCCGACGTGTTCGGCTCGCCGGCCTATGTGCTGGACGGTGAGGTATTCTGGGGCCAGGACCGGATCGAATTGCTGGCCGATGCGTTGAAATCCGGGCGCGCCCCATATCGTCCCTAG
- a CDS encoding secondary thiamine-phosphate synthase enzyme YjbQ codes for MGSAKSIARAPLSRVGVTSIVSSWLSVQTAGVGFVDLTGEVGKFIAEAEAQEGAVTLFVRHTSASLTIQENADPSVLVDLLSVLNRLAPQSAAWTHDSEGPDDMPAHVKTMLTATSLQIPVLGGRLALGTWQAIYLIEHRRRAHAREVVLQFIGAAG; via the coding sequence GTGGGTTCAGCAAAATCCATCGCGCGCGCGCCGCTGTCGCGGGTCGGCGTCACCAGCATCGTGTCGTCGTGGCTCAGTGTGCAGACCGCCGGCGTGGGCTTTGTCGACCTCACCGGCGAGGTCGGCAAATTCATCGCCGAGGCCGAGGCGCAGGAGGGCGCGGTGACACTGTTCGTGCGCCACACCTCGGCGTCGCTGACGATCCAGGAAAATGCCGATCCCTCGGTGCTGGTCGATCTGTTGAGCGTGCTGAACCGGCTGGCGCCGCAGAGCGCGGCTTGGACCCACGACAGCGAAGGCCCCGACGATATGCCGGCCCATGTCAAAACCATGCTGACCGCGACGTCGCTGCAGATCCCGGTGCTCGGCGGCCGGCTCGCGCTCGGCACCTGGCAGGCGATCTATCTGATCGAGCATCGCCGTCGGGCGCACGCCCGCGAGGTGGTGCTGCAATTCATCGGCGCGGCGGGCTAG